One genomic segment of Pandoraea sputorum includes these proteins:
- a CDS encoding LysR family transcriptional regulator, with translation MGRQDVNRSGDMEVFTRVVELGGFSAAARALHMTPSAVSKLVARLEGRLGARLFNRSTRRLQLTPEGTAFHERALRVLAEIDAAEREAAAGAVPRGLLRVNSSVPIGTLYLLPVLPAFLAKYPEIRLDLTLTDTVVDLLSQRADVAVRAGPLRDSRLVARKLGESRVHVVASPDYLARNAALQTPADLIRHNVMAFNFERQIQGLPFRDGAGGVTLYPPAGNVLVSDGETMRKLALEGLGLARHSRYHVDADLRDGRLVTVLEDYNPGDLEPVHAVYVGQGGHLPARVRAFLDFLVENVHLPC, from the coding sequence ATGGGCCGACAGGACGTCAACCGCTCAGGCGACATGGAAGTTTTTACGCGGGTGGTCGAGTTGGGCGGCTTCTCGGCAGCGGCGCGCGCGTTGCACATGACACCGTCGGCCGTGAGCAAGCTCGTCGCGCGGCTCGAAGGGCGGCTGGGCGCACGACTCTTCAATCGCTCCACGCGCCGCTTGCAACTTACCCCCGAAGGCACCGCGTTTCACGAGCGGGCGTTGCGGGTGCTGGCCGAGATCGACGCCGCTGAGCGCGAAGCGGCGGCGGGCGCGGTGCCGCGCGGCTTGCTGCGGGTGAATTCGAGTGTGCCCATCGGCACGCTGTATCTGCTGCCGGTCCTCCCGGCATTCCTCGCGAAGTATCCCGAGATCCGGCTCGACCTGACGCTCACCGACACGGTCGTCGACTTGCTGTCGCAACGTGCGGATGTGGCCGTGCGCGCGGGTCCGTTGCGCGACTCACGATTGGTGGCGCGCAAGCTCGGCGAGAGTCGCGTGCACGTGGTGGCGTCGCCCGACTATCTGGCGCGCAACGCAGCGCTGCAAACGCCAGCCGACCTGATCCGTCACAACGTCATGGCGTTCAATTTCGAGCGTCAGATTCAGGGGCTGCCGTTCCGCGATGGTGCGGGTGGCGTCACGTTGTACCCGCCTGCTGGCAACGTGCTGGTCAGCGACGGCGAGACCATGCGCAAACTCGCACTCGAAGGGCTGGGACTCGCGCGTCACTCGCGATATCACGTCGACGCCGATCTGCGCGACGGCCGTCTCGTCACCGTGCTCGAAGACTACAACCCCGGCGATCTGGAGCCGGTGCACGCCGTTTATGTGGGACAGGGCGGCCACTTGCCCGCCCGCGTCCGTGCGTTTCTAGACTTCCTGGTGGAGAACGTGCACCTGCCGTGTTGA
- a CDS encoding MFS transporter, translating to MPIALYALTAGAFGIGVTEFVIMGLLLNVGADFGVSIAAAGLLISGYALGVVVGAPIMTTATARWPRKTVLLVLMAIFTIGNAACALAPSYGALMAARVLTSFAHGTFFGVGSVVATGLVPRERRASAIAVMFMGLTVANILGVPFGTWLGQHFGWRASFWAVTVIGALAFLVIARFVPKIAAPADAGDWRADLRALARRPVLLGLLTTVLGWVGVFGVFTYIAPLLTTVTGFSEGAVSPILLIFGGGLVVGNLLGGKLADRHVVRTVLGSLLSLSVVLGLMTFALHSQWLAIVFVALLGATAFATVAPLQLWVMEKASGAGESLASSFNIAAFNLGNAIGAWLGGFVIEHGPGLTAVPWVAALVPLVGVGVALLSLRLDRRDASRAPAPVCETPAM from the coding sequence GTGCCTATCGCCCTCTATGCCCTGACCGCCGGTGCCTTTGGCATTGGCGTGACGGAGTTCGTGATCATGGGCTTGCTGCTCAACGTCGGCGCCGATTTCGGCGTGTCGATTGCGGCCGCTGGCCTCTTGATTTCCGGCTACGCGCTGGGTGTCGTCGTCGGCGCGCCGATCATGACGACCGCCACCGCCCGCTGGCCGCGCAAGACCGTGCTGCTGGTGCTCATGGCCATCTTCACTATCGGCAACGCCGCCTGTGCACTTGCACCGAGCTATGGTGCGCTGATGGCGGCGCGTGTGCTGACGTCGTTCGCGCACGGCACGTTCTTCGGCGTTGGCTCGGTCGTGGCGACGGGCCTCGTGCCGCGCGAACGCCGTGCGTCGGCGATTGCCGTGATGTTCATGGGCCTGACGGTCGCCAACATTCTCGGCGTGCCGTTCGGTACGTGGCTGGGGCAGCACTTCGGCTGGCGCGCCAGCTTCTGGGCCGTGACGGTCATCGGTGCTCTCGCATTCCTGGTGATCGCCCGGTTCGTGCCGAAAATCGCGGCCCCGGCAGACGCTGGCGACTGGCGTGCGGATTTGCGTGCGTTGGCGCGTCGCCCGGTGCTGCTCGGGTTGCTGACCACTGTGCTGGGATGGGTCGGGGTGTTCGGCGTGTTTACATACATCGCGCCGTTGCTCACGACGGTGACAGGCTTCTCCGAAGGTGCGGTCTCACCGATTCTGCTGATCTTCGGCGGTGGTCTGGTCGTCGGCAATCTGCTGGGTGGCAAGCTTGCAGATCGTCATGTGGTGCGCACGGTGCTGGGCAGCCTGCTGTCGCTCTCGGTCGTGCTCGGCTTGATGACGTTCGCGCTGCACTCGCAATGGCTCGCCATCGTGTTCGTGGCACTGCTCGGTGCGACAGCGTTCGCGACGGTCGCGCCGCTGCAACTGTGGGTGATGGAAAAGGCTTCGGGGGCAGGCGAGAGCCTCGCGTCGAGCTTCAACATCGCCGCGTTTAATCTCGGTAACGCCATCGGCGCGTGGCTCGGCGGCTTCGTCATCGAGCATGGCCCCGGACTGACGGCGGTGCCCTGGGTGGCGGCGCTGGTGCCGCTGGTGGGCGTGGGCGTCGCGCTGCTGAGCCTGCGTCTGGATCGCCGGGATGCGAGTCGTGCGCCTGCTCCGGTTTGCGAAACCCCTGCGATGTAA
- a CDS encoding TOBE domain-containing protein, translating into MVSEPSSTPENVLRNGSGDALQVSGSLWLHRGNSSLGGQARIALLEHIASQGSITAAAKTAGMSYKAAWDAVDAMNQLAGEPLVERSTGGRGGGGTRLTARGAKLVAAFRAVEAAQQQFLARVANDLEHFDEQWPVISRLGLQTSARNQLHGTITAIRHCGVNDEVTLTLPGGEAITASLTHHSTQTLGLAIGGQAFALIKAPWIDVARGADLAGLPTANRLSGTVDAITDDSGQAEVILALPGGSRLAAVMPQETLNARGLTAGIGATAAFSAASVIIGVMA; encoded by the coding sequence ATGGTTTCCGAACCTTCTTCAACGCCGGAAAATGTTTTGCGCAACGGATCGGGTGATGCCCTCCAGGTGAGCGGCTCGTTGTGGCTGCATCGTGGCAATTCGTCGCTTGGCGGCCAGGCACGCATTGCGCTGCTCGAACACATTGCGTCGCAAGGCTCGATCACGGCGGCCGCCAAGACGGCGGGCATGAGCTACAAGGCTGCGTGGGACGCCGTCGACGCCATGAACCAGCTCGCCGGTGAACCGCTCGTCGAGCGCAGCACCGGTGGACGTGGCGGTGGCGGCACGCGACTCACCGCTCGCGGTGCGAAGCTGGTCGCGGCATTTCGCGCGGTGGAGGCCGCCCAGCAGCAGTTTCTCGCACGCGTCGCGAACGATCTCGAACATTTCGACGAGCAGTGGCCGGTCATCTCGCGCCTCGGACTTCAGACCAGTGCGCGCAATCAGTTGCACGGAACGATCACGGCTATCAGACACTGCGGTGTGAACGACGAAGTGACGCTGACGCTGCCCGGCGGCGAAGCGATCACCGCGTCGCTCACCCATCACAGCACCCAAACGCTGGGGCTCGCCATCGGCGGCCAAGCGTTTGCGCTGATCAAAGCGCCGTGGATCGACGTTGCGCGCGGCGCGGATCTCGCGGGGTTGCCCACGGCGAACCGGTTATCCGGCACCGTGGACGCTATCACCGACGATTCGGGTCAGGCGGAAGTGATTCTGGCGCTGCCCGGCGGCAGTCGTCTCGCGGCCGTCATGCCGCAAGAAACGCTCAATGCACGCGGCCTCACGGCGGGCATCGGTGCGACGGCCGCATTCTCCGCCGCCAGTGTGATCATCGGCGTGATGGCGTGA
- a CDS encoding EAL domain-containing protein produces the protein MIQHSRVVQWLVTGLVVAVTLAIVLFLGWLRIYHMSQSILQEEAARQRDAIERIITQAESTLRGATPWVGRSCSEVSVSLQAAGTLSPYFRSIWLVSRGQLYCSSVIRSDSALNMPLPADLVPMLTGTRTLLVSGTPYVRETPALALYVPTSATDGVLGFVDGIYLTETLHSVKSSDLAWTAMTVGNVALTSEGPRLESAGVATRGAQITLTSEHFTTSLAGSPSLMRSLAASQAPIFLSFGGIVAFLLGVLTFRHFGPAQFMKRQIAHGIKRNEFKVYYQPVMELATGRCAGAEALMRWHHPVAGLVRPDAFIPIAEDNGLIVELTRSLLRQIRNDVAKGALPQGFHIGINLAERHLRDTTIIHDIERYYGTLNNTYPMVAEITERYVIRDTAAARNVMAELQRRGIETALDDFGAENNSIGYLKRYDFNYLKIDKEFLPVTEDDVVTRNICDSIIHLAERLDMTIVAEGVENEMQANYLRGRNVTYAQGYLFARPIAFDELVQYAIAHAGTGLTAVKTSARAPITSLTPRKAG, from the coding sequence ATGATTCAACACTCCAGAGTCGTGCAGTGGCTGGTGACCGGACTTGTCGTGGCGGTCACGCTTGCCATCGTCCTTTTCCTGGGCTGGCTGCGCATTTATCACATGTCGCAGTCGATTCTTCAGGAAGAAGCGGCCCGTCAGCGCGACGCGATAGAGCGCATCATCACGCAGGCGGAAAGTACGCTGCGTGGTGCCACCCCGTGGGTCGGCCGCTCGTGCAGCGAAGTCAGCGTCTCCCTCCAGGCTGCGGGCACCCTCAGTCCCTACTTCCGTTCCATCTGGCTCGTCTCGCGTGGCCAGCTCTATTGCTCGTCGGTCATTCGTTCGGACTCGGCGCTCAACATGCCCCTGCCTGCGGATCTCGTGCCGATGCTGACCGGCACGCGCACGTTGCTCGTCAGCGGCACGCCTTACGTACGTGAAACGCCCGCGCTGGCGCTTTACGTACCGACCTCGGCCACGGACGGTGTGCTCGGGTTCGTCGACGGCATCTACCTCACGGAGACGCTGCACAGCGTCAAGAGCAGCGATCTGGCGTGGACGGCCATGACGGTGGGCAACGTTGCGCTGACCTCGGAAGGGCCGCGTCTGGAATCGGCAGGGGTTGCGACGCGCGGGGCGCAGATTACGCTCACGTCGGAACACTTCACGACGTCGCTGGCAGGCAGCCCCTCATTGATGCGTTCGCTCGCCGCAAGTCAGGCGCCGATCTTCCTGTCGTTTGGCGGCATCGTGGCGTTTTTGCTCGGCGTCCTGACCTTCCGCCATTTCGGGCCGGCGCAATTCATGAAGCGTCAGATCGCGCACGGCATCAAGCGCAACGAATTCAAGGTGTACTACCAGCCGGTCATGGAGCTGGCCACCGGCCGTTGCGCGGGAGCCGAAGCGCTGATGCGCTGGCACCATCCCGTGGCCGGACTGGTGCGCCCGGACGCCTTTATCCCCATTGCCGAAGACAACGGGCTCATCGTCGAACTGACGCGTTCGCTACTGCGCCAGATTCGCAACGACGTCGCCAAGGGTGCGCTGCCGCAGGGCTTTCACATCGGCATCAACCTCGCGGAACGGCATCTGCGCGACACCACCATCATTCACGACATCGAGCGGTATTACGGCACGCTGAACAACACGTACCCGATGGTCGCCGAGATCACCGAGCGCTACGTGATTCGCGACACGGCCGCCGCGCGCAACGTGATGGCCGAGTTGCAGCGGCGCGGCATCGAAACGGCGCTTGACGACTTCGGGGCCGAAAACAACTCCATCGGGTATCTAAAGCGATACGACTTCAACTATCTGAAGATCGACAAGGAATTCCTGCCCGTCACCGAAGACGATGTGGTCACGCGCAACATCTGCGATTCCATCATTCATCTGGCCGAGCGGCTGGATATGACGATCGTGGCGGAAGGCGTGGAAAACGAGATGCAGGCGAATTACCTGCGCGGGCGCAACGTCACTTATGCGCAGGGATATTTGTTCGCGCGGCCGATTGCGTTCGATGAGCTGGTGCAATACGCGATTGCGCATGCGGGCACGGGACTGACGGCCGTGAAGACCAGCGCACGCGCGCCCATAACGTCGCTGACGCCACGCAAGGCAGGGTGA
- a CDS encoding MFS transporter has translation MSSQPATSLPGANTPAAQGTAFRVLSAISFSHLLNDMIQSLILAIYPLLKSGFNLSFGQVGLITLTYQITASLLQPVVGLYTDKHPKPYSLPVGMGFTLVGLLLLAVAPNFGMLLVAAALVGMGSSVFHPESSRVARMASGGRHGMAQSFFQVGGNVGSSLGPLLAALIIVPNGRGSVAWFSVAALVAIFVLYHVSRWYAVQRASNQGKKAARRGGTVQLSQGKVLFAIGILLVLIFSKYFYLASISSYFTFYLISKFHVSVQSAQVHLFVFLFAVAAGTMIGGPLGDKIGRKYVIWGSILGAAPFTLMLPYANLFWTGILTVLIGLILASAFSAILVYAQELMPGKVGTVSGLFFGFAFGMGGVGAAVLGQLADTTSIDFVYHVCAYLPLLGIVTVLLPDVEGHKKTAAA, from the coding sequence ATGTCGAGTCAACCTGCAACGTCCCTTCCCGGTGCCAATACACCGGCGGCGCAGGGCACAGCGTTCCGCGTGCTGTCTGCGATCAGCTTCTCCCACCTGCTCAACGACATGATCCAGTCGTTGATTCTCGCGATCTACCCGCTGCTGAAGTCCGGCTTCAATCTGAGCTTCGGGCAGGTCGGCCTGATCACGCTGACATATCAGATCACCGCGTCGCTACTGCAACCGGTCGTGGGTCTGTACACCGACAAGCATCCGAAGCCGTATTCGCTGCCGGTCGGCATGGGTTTCACTCTCGTGGGGCTGCTGCTGCTGGCTGTCGCACCGAACTTCGGCATGTTGCTGGTCGCGGCGGCGCTCGTGGGCATGGGCTCGTCGGTGTTTCATCCGGAGTCTTCGCGCGTGGCGCGTATGGCGTCTGGCGGACGCCACGGCATGGCGCAATCGTTCTTCCAGGTCGGCGGTAACGTCGGCTCGTCGCTCGGGCCGTTACTGGCGGCGCTGATCATCGTGCCGAACGGCCGTGGCAGCGTGGCGTGGTTTTCGGTGGCGGCGCTCGTCGCGATCTTCGTGCTGTACCACGTGAGCCGCTGGTACGCCGTACAGCGCGCCTCGAATCAAGGCAAGAAGGCCGCGCGCCGGGGCGGCACGGTACAGCTGTCGCAGGGCAAGGTGCTGTTCGCCATCGGCATTCTGCTGGTGCTGATCTTTTCGAAGTACTTCTATCTTGCGAGCATCAGCAGTTACTTCACGTTCTATCTGATCAGCAAGTTCCACGTGTCGGTGCAGAGCGCGCAGGTGCACCTGTTCGTGTTCCTGTTCGCTGTGGCGGCGGGCACGATGATCGGCGGCCCGCTGGGCGACAAGATCGGCCGCAAGTATGTGATCTGGGGCTCGATTCTCGGTGCTGCGCCGTTCACGCTGATGCTGCCGTACGCCAACCTGTTCTGGACGGGCATTCTGACGGTGCTGATCGGGCTGATTCTGGCCTCGGCGTTCTCGGCCATCCTGGTCTACGCGCAGGAGCTGATGCCCGGCAAGGTCGGCACCGTGTCGGGTCTGTTCTTTGGCTTCGCGTTCGGGATGGGCGGTGTGGGCGCTGCGGTGCTGGGCCAACTGGCCGACACGACGAGCATCGACTTCGTTTATCACGTGTGCGCCTATCTGCCGCTGCTCGGCATCGTGACGGTCCTGTTGCCGGACGTCGAAGGGCACAAGAAGACAGCCGCTGCATGA